The nucleotide window TTGAGCCGGTATTCCGGAGAGGGGGCCACCCTCCCCGGAAAGAGAAGATTCGTTTCTACCCGGCAGCCGCCAGGCCCTTCTTCTTTCTCATCGACTCTTTGCCCTGGATCCGGATCATGTGCGCGTTGTGGACTATCCTGTCCAGGATGGCATCCTGGATTCCCGCCTACTCA belongs to Aminivibrio pyruvatiphilus and includes:
- a CDS encoding ATP-binding protein; its protein translation is MQDAILDRIVHNAHMIRIQGKESMRKKKGLAAAG